AAACTGAGGGGGTGAGagcgttttgcagaaaactgaaagttTAGGGGACCAGAAAGTGGGGCAcccggttaagagcacacatcacagtgtgcaaggacacaggttcaagtcactggtccccacctgcaagaaaaaaaaaaaaaaaaaaagcttcccgagtagtgaatcagggctacaggcgtttttctgtctccttcgcttcccctattattattttttttctgtatccaataataaatattaaaaaaaaattggaatcaggggcggcagcgcagcgggttaagcgcacatggctccatgtgcagggaccggcataaggatcccggttcgagcccccggctccccacctgcaggggagtcgcttcacgggcggtgaagcaggtctgcaggtgtctgtctgtctctccccctctctctctgtcttcccctcctctctccatgtctctctgtcctatccaacaacaacagctatgataacaataactacaacaacaagggcaacaaaatgggaaaaatggcctccaggagcggtggattcgtagggcGGGCACCGGGCAccgggcaccgagccccggcgataaccctggagaccaaataaataaacaactaaataactgagaaagtttacacatgggggccgggtggcggcgcacctggtcgagcgcacatggcccagggcgccaggacccaggttcgcgtCCCCGGGGGCCCCCActcgaagggggggggggggaagcttcgccaagtggagaaacagtgttgcagcggtctccctccctccctatcacctccttcctctccatttctggcggTCTCTGCCAGATAAAGAAGcattccaaaggaaaaaaaaaaaaaaaaaaaaaaacctttctttctCCATAGGGCCAGTTGACACACGTCTCAACAGCTGCAGCTACTGTAAACCGCGAGCCCCACTTTCCGCAAGGAGACTGGGGGGCTGTGAGTGCAGCTGCACCGAGGCGCGGGACCCCCGCCCGGGACCCCCGCCCGCCCGGCGCCCTCGCACTCACCCAGGGGGCCCTTCCCCGCGGCCTTCGCCTTCAGCTCCTCGAGCTTCTTCtgctcctccttctgtttctgcttgAACGCCTTGTCTTCCTAGGGGAAGTCAGGGCGCTGAACCACAGCTCGGCTTCCcggccccccccagcccccagccgccGCGACCCCTACCTCGTCCATCTCCTTGGCCTGCTTCTTGGGCTGCTTCAGGGGCTTCTTCTTGCCACCTGTGGGCGACACGCCCGCGCTCAGCGCAACCCTGGGGGCccgctgcctccccccccccccccccgacccggCCGGCCCGCTCACTCACCCTCACGGCCAGACATGGCTCCCGCCGCCCCTGCCCCAGCACCTGCCACCGGAAGAGGGTCCCGCAGCCCGCGCCGAGATCTCCACGCTGATTGGCTCCTGCTCCGGAAGTGACGCCCCCGGAAGCTGCCCTCGGAGGCGGGCACTGAAGGACCGCAGATCAGCTCTGAGTGGCAGGCGCTGGCTTGCGGTGCGGACCGGGGCTCCGGGCTCGCCAGGTACCGGGGAGGGTCGTGCAGCTGGCTGCTTACCCGCAAGCGGGGCAGGGACGCGAGGGGCTGGGTCTTGAAATCGAGGGTCTGGAAGGACGCTGCGCTCCTGAGCCCCGGGAGGTGGCTGCGTGGCCGGTAGCAGAAGCGGGGGGGCGTAGATGGCTCGCCCCGAGCGCTTTGGAGGCCGCTGCGAGCCGTGCGAGTCTGGGCcgactttttttttgcaaatgcTGTTTATTCATCCTACACGTTGTTAAAGatactatgacttttttttttttttttttttagcagagcactgctcagctctgttttatgatggtgcaggggactgaacctggggctttggagcctcaggcatgagtctctttgcatcaccattaatgctatctgcccctgccccagccaaTACATTTTTGTTGATTATACACTATATGTAAATAGTAGTCTAGACACTGATGACACCGTAAGCAAAATGTGTCAACACTGCaggagagatagaataatggttatgcaaaaatatatatttttagatattttattaatatgaggGGTAAAACGAGTGAGCGAAAAAAGacccagattatcactctggtacatgtgctaccagagactaaacttgggacctcatgcttgaaagcccaacactttatccattgaaccacctcctggaccacaccatgcaaaaagactttctgcctgaggttctgagttcctaggttcagccctcagtaccaccataagctagagctgaataggactctggtgaaaacaacaaacaaatctAGGGAAATAGTTCATGtcgatagtgtgctgctttgccctgtgtacaACTCAAGTTTGAGCCAGAGACTCCCACCGCATTAAAGGAATCCTgggtgctatagtctctttcctcctctctgcttctcttaaaaaaaaaaaaaaagtggggcccgggtggtagcacaccgggttaagcacacatggcgtgaagccaaGGATCAacggaagaatcccagttccagccccagctccctatctgcaggggagttgcttcatggacggtgaagcaggtctgcaggtgtctaccccccccccccccccccccgtcttcccctcctttctccatttctctctgtcttatccaacaacaataacaacaataataataacaataaacaacaagggcaacaaaagggaaaaaatagcctctaggagcaatggattcgtggtgcaggcaaccgagccccagcaataaccctggagacaaaaaaaaaagtaccagccCTGACATGGTTGATATTCTAGTAGATAGTAGGTGGGTTAGACTGTGACCAAGGAAAGCAGTGAAATACAGACTGCAGGTCAGATGACGTGTACATAGAGAAAGTGAACAAAGGATACTGGTTTGGGGGTGAATGGTGGTATTTGAACAGAAGCAAGCGGTGCAGATAGTAAACTGCTGATGTGAAGGCCTGCGGTGGGAATAGTACTTGCAGCAATATCTAGAATGTCTGTGCGTGTCAGTTCTGTGAAGTTTAGGATGTGTTAGCAGACCTGATTGTGCTGAACGTTTAGCAGCTTACAGGTGTACCAGGTCATCAGTTTGTCTTAATCTTACACAGTGGTGTTTTGTCACTTATATCTCAGTAGAACTGAGCAAAAAGCATTCATGATAGTGGAACAGAGTAAGGACAAGCAGATGAGTGGGAGAGAAGGTCAGAAAATGAACGAGGGCGGGGACGGGCCGTAGCGCGGTAGGTTAAGcgagtggtgcaaagcgcaaggaccagaggaaggaggaCGGTCATCTGGATGGCGTGGGAGAATGTGTTGGGGGGAGAGATTCAGAAGTCGGCCCTCAAGACCCTGCTTCCTTTGGCTTCTGTCCACCTGTCCAGCTCACGCAGCCACTCTCCTGGTCACTTCCCACTACTCTGCCTTACAGGTTTTGCCGTTTCCCTCTGCCAGAATCAGCTTTCCTCTGCCGACTGAAGGACCTGTGAGCCATCCAGAGAGGAGGATCTGAGGGAGAGGCAGGGCTGAGAGggcagagatggagaggaggatgGGGTCGAGGAAACATCTTGGGAGTCATCGACACCTTTCATGAAGTGAAGTCCCTGCTATGTGTCTGATGAGGAAAACTGAAGCAGGACAGGCGACCCAGGAGGGAGGTGTCGAAGGCCTTGCCAAGAAGAGGTATTTCAGCAAAGTCATACAAGTCAGGGTGAACTAAACGACTTGTAGAAAAGGATTGGCCAGGTAGAGCAGGTGGCAGGGCAGAGACCTGTGGCAGGGTCATGCTTCGCATGTTAGGGGGC
Above is a window of Erinaceus europaeus chromosome 12, mEriEur2.1, whole genome shotgun sequence DNA encoding:
- the TMA7 gene encoding translation machinery-associated protein 7, which encodes MTLPQVSALPPALPGQSFSTSRLVHPDLYDFAEIPLLGKAFDTSLLGRLSAASFQTLDFKTQPLASLPRLRVSSQLHDPPRYLASPEPRSAPQASACHSELICGPSVPASEGSFRGRHFRSRSQSAWRSRRGLRDPLPVAGAGAGAAGAMSGREGGKKKPLKQPKKQAKEMDEEDKAFKQKQKEEQKKLEELKAKAAGKGPLATGGIKKSGKK